One Archangium violaceum genomic window, AGGCCCTCTTCTTCCTCGAGGGCTCCGGCAAGCTGCGGCTCGGCGACGAGACCGTACCCGTGAAGGCAGGGGACTACGTCGCGCTCCCCGCCGGGCCCGCGTGCGCGCACCAGCTCATCAACGACGGGGAGCAGCCGCTGCGCTACCTCGCCTTCTCCACCATGCTCGAGCCCGACGTCATCGTGTACCCGGACTCCAACAAGGTGGGCGTGCTCGCCGGGGCCGCTCCCGGGGGCAACAAGGCCGCGCGCACCCTCGAGGCCTACCTGCCCCTGACCGCTCAGGTGGGTTACTGGGACGGCGAGGAGGGTTGAGCCCTGGGGAGACGCCGTGGCACCCTCGCGTCCCATGGCCTCCCTCCTCGACTCGCTCGAACGTTCGCGCCTCCTCAAGGACCGGGACGCGGCCCGGGAGGTGCTCAACCCCGCGGAGCCTCCTCATGTCTCCCTCCTGCGCCTGTGCGACGTGGGTCTCCTCGAGGGCGGCCTCACCGTGTCGTTCGGCGTGCGGCCCGATGAGCTCGTGGGGCCTCTCACGCTGGCCATGGGCGGGGCCGCGCGGCGCTTCAAGGTCGTCGACGTGCGCGAGCGCCCCGTCCTGGAACTCCACGTCCTCGCGGGCGAGACGTCCGAGCGCTGGGAGGTGGAGGACCTCGCGGCGCTCGTGCACAACCTCAACGACCTCTACCTAGAAGCCCC contains:
- a CDS encoding cupin domain-containing protein, yielding MAHHHIVNSQDLPWTETTRGSRVAIRRKQLGAAAHGQKLGCSLLELLPGKQSWPRHYHLANEEALFFLEGSGKLRLGDETVPVKAGDYVALPAGPACAHQLINDGEQPLRYLAFSTMLEPDVIVYPDSNKVGVLAGAAPGGNKAARTLEAYLPLTAQVGYWDGEEG